From the Hoplias malabaricus isolate fHopMal1 chromosome 6, fHopMal1.hap1, whole genome shotgun sequence genome, the window GGTGTTTAAAGGTCAGCGAGAGGGTTGTTGGGCTGAAAACCAATTTGTCTTTCAGCTGCAGGTTGGAGATAGAGTTACTGTTTTCGAAGGTGACCAGAGATTTGTGCTTGGGGTGAATCTGGAACCAGGAGCCCTGGTGCACCACATCATTCACTGCAAACTGACTGTTCACTGGGACATGAAGAGACTGACCCTTGATTCCGTGCAGGACAGAAGGCATTGAGATGAGCTCTGTGTTGGCATTGGCATCTGTTTTGAACCCAAATAGTAAACAAATCatgaataaatatgttaataaCTATTTAACTAATTACATTCTGAGCAATGCAGTTTTCCTCTGAAAAATCACATGTGAACTCCTACCTATACTTTTAAAAATGGGCCAAGAAGTGTTTTTTGAAGAGATCCCATTGGAAGAACCCTTAAATGGATTATTCGTTAATAACATTTAAGAGCGCATAACATTTTATGAAGAATCTTTAATGGTTAGTTATAAAATGCAGAACATAACAagatcagtgatgttttcacaggccattaacatattttcaaatattccaATATTGTATTGACATTCTTAATTGTTTATTAAGAttagataaaatatatatatataaaatgaaaatgttttctttttgatTCTCTGTGCCGTTTAGGTAGATGCAGCCAACCTAGATCTCTCATTGTTTAGGATTTTAGGAGCTGGACTGaagtttgatttatttatttaccatttTTGTTAGGcgtaaaaaatacataaatatatgactTCTGGAATGCTGATAAATTACTGTCTATGAATATACTTAGTAGCAAATCTTTAGATTTCTGTTAGTTTTAGTCTGAACCAGAATTAGACACAGGCCTGTTTTAAGGCTCTTTACTGAAGGAGTCACTGTAAAATTACACCTGACAAAAAAAAGATATACATTACAGTCTGTTGCaagctttaaacaaaacatggaaTAGATTTTACAAGCTTCAGATGTGTTTGCTCTAGAGCCACCAAAATGTGCAGCAGTAATATCATGACGTAACACTGTTATTGTAGTGGTTGGCTGAGTTTCATCATTCAGGGCCCTTAATTGAAATCCTGCTCCTAATACGAAATATCATTGTTTCTTTAATCTACAGATACAAAACTCAAAGTCCTTATAATGGGTTAATAACATCACACCCATTAATAATAAGCCATTGCCAAGTATATCCATTCTGCTGCATTACTAACAGGGTACACACAAGTTACAACACTTAAAACATTTCTGTACTTTagttgtttatttatacatttagaaCCTGGAAATACAGAAGGAATGTCTGTAAtattttgacattatttcacatATGCCAtccaaaatatatttagtttcCTCCACAGCTAAAAGCCTCTGAAAACAAAGATATACTTCTCTACACTCTAGTTGTCCATGGCACATTAGATGATTTACACATCtgtcagtttaatcacctctaaAGCCTGATTCACTTGATCAGTCCTGTAACTGCCAAAGAGCAAATATTGACAGGACTGTACTGGATGATTGTAGCCAAACACAAGATCCCTTCTAAATGGTCCCAACTGGTCTTTACGCAAACACTAGGGCTGTGTGAAGAAACTGTGGAGAATTATATGAAGTCATGTTCCTCCAGAGAAAAATACACTTCAGCACCTCTCATATAAACACTGAAATTAGAGATAGAGTCAACGAATACTGGAAATAAAATCCTAATGACGTTTTTGAGGAACCTGAGGAAGTAAATTCATCCTGTTTCTGACCTGCGCATTAGAGATGACATGGTTTACAGTCAGCAACAGTGACATAAAGAGAAACAGATCACCTAGCTACAGTCATGCAAACGTTTGGAAACCTCTGGTCAAATTACATTGTTaaatttgtaaattaaaattaaacaagCACATTCTGTACTGGGAATACACTTCAGCACATCATCGTCTGCAGATTTCAATCCACACTGATATCTtataggaaaaaaatgtaacattaaatGTGCCATTACTTCTGCGAATGCAAAACATAACATTTCAAGTTTTGTTTGTCTCAACATATTCAATGCCgctaatgaacagaactgtgaATTAAAATGTGAATAAGCATACACTAGGCTGCAGTAGAtagtgtcactctcacacagctccagggtcctggagttgtgtgtttgagcccTTGTTGGATAAGTCATTTCAGACAACAAATGAGTAAGCATAAATTCTGATCACtgaaacttatttttatttttttgccacgttcccttaaaatttaaaaagttatCTGAACTTTAAACACTAAGATGAAAGCACAAGATTCAGTTTTTTGCTCTGCCAACTTATTGTTAGAAGTTTATTTAACTCAAAAATTCAGtaaccatttttttttaataaaacaaaatttacCAGGGCTGCCAACACATTTGCCTAAGACTCCAGTCTTAACTGAAAGCTGTTAAGCTGTATTAGGTTTCTAAGAAAGTTGGTGTTGGGtctatgtacacacacacccctctttCAGCTCTGTGAGCCACAATAGAGCAGTGTGCAGCTCATGTTGTGtcctaaataataaataaagacaccCCTATGGTAGGGGAAAGGGCCCAGAAGCGTGGGGCGGGGTTGAGGGGGGGTGGGCTTAGTGTTAGAAGTGTGCCACTGTTTACTGCACACTGTTCTTCAGGTTTGCTGAGCACTGAGGAGTGTGCTGGGCCCTCTCTGCTCCTGTTGTCTCCAAACAAACCATAGATTGTTGTGGTGATAATACTAGTGGCTAAGCAGGACACAATAGGCTTTAATTTAATGCGTCTTTATCTCCCATTACACATTGAATATACAAAAAATATCCTCAAAATATATGAACATTACACCACTCTCATTATTTGGaagaaaaacaatacaaataatgaGTAAACTCAAAGACACACTCTGAAAAAGGAGAGGCATATATTAAAGAAATAGTCGATAGTTTGTTAGAGGCCACTATAATGAATTGACTTTGatgaaaataatgaaattgTACACTGTAATGGGACCAGCGTTATTTTTGCCATTTGTGGCTTTCTAGAGCTCCTATATGTGTTAGTAACAGTCAATAAGAATGGTGATTCTCAGTGGCAAAATTTAAATAAGCTTCATTTAATATGACAACATGTTCCATGTGTAAAGTAACAAAAACCTGCGCGTGATTAATCCTCTGAGTCAGTTCTGCTGTTGACTTAGAGTAGCATGTGATAACTCAGATAAAGGGAACTTGTAGTTTTCAAGTTATCAGAGCACACTGTAGTGAAAGGTTTATGAATATTTAGTGCCTGTTACCGACATGGGGAGTGAGTTACAACTATATAATCATCATATACTCCTACATTGTGTGAAGGCTGCTTTTCAGAGGTTAAAATAATGGCAACGCTATTTCAAAAGCTACATATCTTTGCTGTTATGACAAAATGTGTGGGGGGTATAATGAAATCTCCAAAACAAcatctaaccctaacccttaaCATTCATGGAACCAGATGAAGTTAACCCAATAAAATTCTGACCATTTCTACAGGTTCATTCATGgtaacattttaatgtaaagagCTACTGTCAAATGTCGAAAAAAAATTGCCCAAACAGATCAAAGCATAAACTAAATTATAAAGATATGTCAAATAAATAGTGAAACATGAGTGCTGGAATTATTTTATGCAATAAACTTTAAAAGTGGTAAAATACATAAGTGCACTCATTATAGTCTGAGGCTTTTACCTATAGTTTTTACACAATGGCtttaatttgcatattcatTAGTAAGTACGAGAGCATTATCCAGTGAATTTTGAGAGCCACACACATACATGGCAAATAGCCCCGATATGACTGTGACTATGAATAACCATCTCGTTTCCTTTACGGCAACACCATAATGCTCACCACGTATCACCCACAGCTTATGACATCATCCAGAGGTAGCCTCACTCAGAGTGTGATATAAAGTTACAGAGCTGCTGTTGACACAGTAATAACAAGAACACCTTACCTGACATTAGAATCATGGCCCACAGGAGCAGACACACAGAAAATCCAGCTGATTCCATATCTGCCTCCCTGCTTTCTAGAGAAGCTCTGTGACTTGTGACAAGAGAAAGGAGAACTGGTGACAGCATTTGCCAGGGAAATGAAGCCCCTCCCATGGGACAGCAGGAGGAGAGCATACACCTGGCAGAGGCTCAGAAAGGCCGCCACCTCCTCCAGGGCCACATGCAGCTCCATCAAAAGCCTAACAGACACGTACACGGCTTAAGTACGAGTTATCAGACCACAGGGAAGAAAAACAAACCTATTCGAGGGAGGATTTTTCAGCACACCAATAAAGCCGTTGGGTAGAGGACACTGCACAATGACTCCAAGCCCACAGCAGCCCGAGACAACGTACACAAGTATATGCAAAGTTTCACCCGCACCTTCACAGCACTCACAAACGTGAGAAGAAAGTCACCAGGTCCCATCTCAACTTCAGAATCCCTTTCAACATTTCAGATAGTTTGACTAAAATTGATGTTTTTAGAGGAAATTAACAGAATCAAACACAGATCTAGGGCACTTGTATAATTGGGTTAGGACCATAGGTCGGTTAATAATTGTCATTGAGTCAACGCAATGCTTAAATACTTTAATCTAGCCCAATCCTCCTGACATCTTTAAAGCACAGTGATACATCTTAGACctgttaaaatatataacagtaCAGTGGAGGTCTGAGACCATTCTTCATGTaataacataaacaaaaataaacaggagTATAATTAAATAAGGCCTAGAAAAACAACTACAGCAAGACCTGGTTTATGTCTGagacagagaagaaaaacaagctTGAGTTTTGCCATTTATGTGACTAAAATGCACAGGTGATTGTTGCCGTTCTCCCACTGTTTGAAGGCACTCAACCCTAAAGGATGAGGAGCGATCAAGAAGCCATTGCTAAGAAAAGAGCCTAGGTTTCAATATTAATGAATGCAGCTGGGACAGAAGATTAACAGAAAACGTAAACAACTTCTAAAACTGAACTGGAAAAAATATGAGAACTTTTGAGGACAAAAAAATTTGCCCCAAAAGATCAAAATATAAACTAAATTATAAAGATATGTAAAATAAACAGCGAAACATGAAGTCTCCTGAAAAGAATGGAAGCTGTATTTCTGACAAAGTTAAAAACACTAAATACAGAAGCTAGATATTTTGTGTTAGACATATGATTAATGTATTAGAATagattcagtgatgttgaggtctgggctctgcaGTGATCAGTTCATTGTCTTGAGAGCATCAGTAGTTTTCTTGCTTGATTTGCAAAAGCTTGTCTCTTTTCTCAGATCTGCAGTAAACTTTAGGTTCTTTATGGTTGGTAAGAGTCTTCCCTTGAGCTTGTAATTATTTAAGcaagcagaatattttaaatctaATGTTACCTGAAATAACTTCTAGAAATGTGTGTCAGTTTGCCTGAAAatgagggaagaaaaaaaaaagtgacctttGGCTTTTGCACAGCAATGATTGAATTgtgaacttaaaaaaaataaagaacaaataCTTATACcaagctatttttttttaaaatagtcCCTCTTTAACCCCTTAAAACAGGAACCGACTGCAGGtccacatttttattaaatgcttctataattaataataatataggaATAAGTTCGTATGATGCCTAGTGTATATTGTTATTGAATAAGCCATTGGATGTAAAATTAAGGGGTTAAGAAAGGTAACATGCAATTTAAATATAGTACCACAACAGATAACCAATGTTATAACTGAGTTTTATTTGGACAGAAAatcagcttaaaaaaaaaaaaaaaaaaaaaaaaaaaaaaaaattataataataataaaaacccccATGGGTCCCTCAAACCCCATCAAACCCTCTGTTCCATTTATATAATCATCATCCTGTCTAAGCAGGAAGACTGCTTTTCTTAAGACATCTCAATTTTAGAGTCCCTCCAGAAGACGGGTTGTCCGGTGGCTAGTGCCTCAGACACACTTAGTCTTCCAGCTTCCTTTCAGACTGGACGCGCCACAGCTACTCTCTCTCCAACTCTGACCCCgacgtcttcttcttcttctttttgctgtgtttcttatgcctcttctttttcttcttccttgATTTGTcctgaagaggaaaaaaagcacATAGTCATACAGTAAATTGCGTGTCTTATCTAAATTAGTGGAGTGAATCAATTAAattcttttaatttgagttAATCACAATGACATTCGGTGATTTATCATGGCTAATTCCAAGTTAAAATGCTCGgattttcttgtatttttggaaaggagattaaaaaaacactgctaATATGATCACTAGGCCACTAGGCTTTGTAAAAGgagtgaattatgggaggaagcTATGGGCATATATTGTGAATTTATTAATTTGCATTTAAACAATTAACACAATAACTTAACACAAAGTTTCCAGTTTAATCAAATGCATGCATTAAGGTTGACagcactttatatatatatatatatatatatatatatatatatatatatatatatatatatatatatatatatatacacacacatatatatatatatatatatatatatatatatatatatatatatattgcataaatatgtttttgttgttgtttttttttttacttgaaatttTCATGCTTTacaaaaaattttaaaatatttactaaaACGTATAGAGAAAAAATTCAAATAACTGGGCATAAACTGAATgttataaacaaaattaaatatttataagaacataaaatttatgagaaataagcattttgaaataaacaaaaaaaatgagatGAGAGGTCAATTTTATCAGTTTGCAGTTTAATAGGCTACAGCTGAAAACAGCTTGGAGCAGGTGCTCACATCGGCTCTCAGCAGTAGGTTAAGGAGTTGCGGCACTGTGTTAAACTATGTTTTTTTCAAGGCTCTAATGATGTGAAGATACTTCAGCCCTTTTCCTTTTGCTTCTGGGTTTAGTCTCGGCTTAGCTCGTTTCCACTTTGCCCTTTTTGTAATAAACTCCAAATTGCTTATATCTATATCTAATCTTTGCTTATGTCCAGCAGCAGAAACCAGGATTTCTTTACATGGGTTTTGCAAGATACTGAGGGATTGtgttccctccctggaaaaCAAACATTGTCTTCCCCCTTCCCTTACATATGGGGTATGTGTATCACATGTTGTATTTTTGTCGgaccggcctagaagaggcatatgCGCTCACTGACTGACTTGcacctaatgttgaaaagcGCATGCACGAGATGGAACTATTAATTCagtcatatttcacagagaccTTTAGGTGGCGCCACTGCACTGTAACCGCTTTACCAATTCAGGGtagcgttgggtccagagcctggagtaaacccacacagacacggggagaacacaccaaacttttcacagacagtcaaccggaacgggacttgaacctacaacctctgggtccctggagctgtgtgactgcgactctacctgctgctccactgtgccgccccgtctgttgttagttcagccatattttacattccagttcatgaactaaatttggaaacaTTCGATGGTGACCAGAGGTcttcttttccctggacaagtattctttttgggacctaaaaaatgtgtgttcaaatgttcaaggggtcagagtgttgagagctgaattgggacacacttgcACCACTTCAGCGCAGTAAGCGTTGTTGAGGTaacatagtctcttctttatgtttggagaatgtttctgtgacccagccttttgttttctactatagatttaacaaacaaaatcatcttgtctgtccctataacggcatgaatacacggacacatctcaccgttactgactttctgatgagtAAATTACGTCTGCGCAgctttttatttaactttacaCGAAAATAGACAaaatctctggattattaaagccacaacaccagagcgaggtgttactcaaaataaacgaggctgtgaattaattatcagtcagacccttataCAAATGTTAGTCAGTAATAAGTAACTAGTTTCAGTGATGCTCTGTTCCTTCATCAAGcgtagattacttggttgataaaatggcTTGGCTACTTTTATAGTTTACTACTTATTACTGTAAACAAAGACTTTTTGTTATGAAGCACCAAAAATCTTATTCataccttccaatgacaaggggatgcatttcctgttttcaaaatgccacaaaaacctctgtgacaatggctaatgGTAGttcggcaaaactaggcttacCTAGTTTTCTTTGCTCTTGATTCTTTAACACAAACATAATTATATGTCATTTAGACATGAAAAATTatgattttcagttattaataagTTCCTTAATGAAGTAGTTAATTTTTCAAGGTCATTTGGCATACCACTACCACGCACTACCAGTGATACAGGTACCACTGTTTGAGAATCACTGCTCTATATCAAGAACCATGCTTACTGTTGTCTTCTCCATCTCTTCGCTGCtgcgttttttctttttggattcAACCTACAAATGGAACAAGCAGTCATTTATTACcacatattattaaaatatacatagtAATTAAGAAAAACTAAATCTGACGTCATAAAATATAAGGTTATAGTAATGAGATGCCCTTACATCCCCATCTAAATCAGATTCATCTGAGGATTCGGAGTGGCTTTTCTcagtcttcttcttcttccggCTGCCCTTTTCATCCTTTGTGATAACAACATCATTGCATGTATgagaataagggaaaaaaaaaaaagtgtagctTTGTGTATAAAAAGCCCCCCAAAAAACTGTTAGGAATTCACACCACattgtctttctctccctcctccctgagtttcttcttcttccttttaGATGACTCCTGAAACAAATGTTAAATTGCAGTTTAACATAAAGACAGTGTAGAACTCAACATAAAGAATTATTCAAACAAGAATTGTTTAACATGGGGAGGTGATGTAATTTCACTTCAGTACAGGAATTCAGTAATGCACAGGATAACAAAAACCATAAAAAACACATAAGAGGTActgtacatttttaacacacaaacagattttaTACAGATGTACATAATAGGTTCAGCAGATGTGCAATATGTTCAGCAGTTCATACATAAAAAACCTTTGTCTTAAATTAAGGCACAGACAAGAGTAAACATCACTGCCTTTTTTTCTGCTAGTTTTCCCTGCAATCCCTGAAATATTTAAAGATATGGCAATAGACTCAAATAATTTTACTCAATACTTCTATAGCTCTATAACAAGTAAAATCAGCTGGAAACTCTACAGATGCAGAAGCATGCAGTGCATGAACCCTCTTATTCAATTTCATTACattacaacacaacacatgcCTACATATCACTACTAAAGAAGCAAAAAGGCTCAGATTCTAATGTTTACTGTGTCAAAGAATACTAATGAAACATAACAAGAGTTTACAGGCCAGTTCTATTTCAGTAGAGAAAGTTCTATACTATATACTACAGAGATATCTGTGTCATAAGCGGTCAGTCGAAGCATCTGTGAGCGAGTAGACATGTGTGTTCCAAGATCAAAACAGCCAACTCACTGTAAAAACTGCATTCAGTTGGTGTATTTTTAATGTCAATACTAATGTCTTGATTATTCTGCAACAGTAAATATACACAACTCTGGTAGTAAAAATACACAACTCAGAACCTCAcacttatttctgtttttttctgctttgtaCATGTCATTAAAAAGAAGGTATTGAAAAAGTAGCAGCTGACCAACATTACCTTGCTGTCTGTATCTGATTCTACATCAGAATCTTCAGATGCTTTTCGTGCTGAGGATCgctttcttttcctcttcttcttcacaCTCTTCTTTTCATCCTGAAGTCaggaacaaacaaaaagcatcaTTGAATTTAACTATGATCACAACTATGAAAGAACAGCCTTCCTAAAGGCTGAAGGACGTGTACAAAGACAATGcaaaggagaaggaaaatcaCACATGCTGTACCTCATCTTCAGACTCGGATGACGAACTGCTGGAGGAATCAGAACtcgatgaggaggaggaagaagacgAAGAATGCTTGACCACACACAATAAAAGCAGAGCTTATTAGATATTAAACAACTTGCCAAATAAAGGGTGAAAAATACATGAATGACAGAAGCTAAGATTGAGAACAATTTTCAGAAATGGAGCACTTTTCTCACCCTACTTGatttcttcttttccttcttctttttctgcAAACAGCACAGAAACTTCACCATTAAATACCATAAGACTGCATACATGGGATGTGGGAGCATTACAGTAATATGATTATTTCTTTATACAATTTTACCTCTTTCTTGTCTTTATccttctccttttctttcttttccttctctttttctttcttttcaccTCCACTGAGcaatttctctctgtttttctccagCTCTTTCCTCCATcgctgaaataaaaaaatatttcagtcatAAATTCAGTAACCAATACACATTTGGCTGACAGAGTTTCTGTCAGGcttttgacttatttttgtacCTCATTCATTTTATCCTCAAAATCAGCCAATGCTCTAGagcctttcttcttcttctctagCTGCTCCTTTACCTCCTCCCTGTGGTAGAATATTAGAAAAACAGTGTGACATATCATTAACATACCATCGACTCAATGCCAAGGCAGGACgtattaaatatgttaaaaggaatggaacataaaaaaaaatactttaaaccATTTTATACCTTACCTGTCTGTACTAGATCAGCCACAATGATTAGTTTTGCAGGCTAATATAagattttgtttgcttttggtgACCGTTGGCATTGTTGACAGAATAAGAAGCAGGATTTAATATTAATGCCATATgttctcagccaatcagaaaaggTATTTTGACAAGTGAAGGTGTTTTGGTTGCAGTCTCTGCATTTTCACAGGCCGAGAGACTGAACAGACAAGTCTCCAGCCTGATTCAACATCAACAGATTCAAAAACCTCAGGTTCTGAGGGATAAAAGCAAAGACAAATATATAACAACACATTTCATGCAACTAAGTAATTACTGTCAAAACCAAGAAATTAAGTTTAGTGCctgaaaatatttctttaataaattaatcagCATAAAATATACTTTGTCATGGGTCATTATTCATAAGGTTAAATGACACATACATAAGCCTTTCAGTAAAGTGACATAAACCTATAAACACCTACAAATGCTTATTCCAAAAAGTGGCAGCTGTCAGAAACCATTCTGGAGTGAAACTGCCTAAAgcagcttttaaaaaataattaaaaaaatctttttataaatgttaatattggTTGTGTCAGCTGTCACCTAGGTCCTAGGGTCATGTAGCCTGATGAACTATGACCTCTGGTAAAAGTGGTaccatattttattaatataataaaatgcaaTAATGAAAAATCTGTGTAGGAAATGTTGGATTTGCATATTCCCACACTCAGCATGGTGAAAGTGCCACAGCCTGCAGTTTCTGCTTATTCAATTTACAGAGATGGCACTTGAAGGGAATTTCTGAATAATTCTATGTATATATTGCTGAGCTACAACTTCTTTGAGCCACTCTATCACATTAGTCAGAAGACGAACTATTTTTTGTTCTCTGTGTAGATTCAACCACTACttatacacaggggttggacaatgaaactgaaacacctgtcattttagtgtgggaggtttcatggctaaattggaccagcctggtggccaatcttcattaattgcacattgcaccagtaagagcagagtgtgaagggttaattagcagggtaagagctcaaaatattgcaatgcacacagcattatgggtgacataccagagttcaaaagaggacaaattgttggtgcacgtcttactggcacatctgtgaccaagagagcaagtctttgtgatgtatcaagagccacggtatccagggtaatgtcagcataccaccaaaaagaacgaaacacatccaacaggattaactgtggacgcaagaggaagctgtctgaaagggatgttggggagctaacccggattgtatccaaaaaacataaaaccacggctgtccaaatcacggcagaattaaatgtgcacctcaactctcctatttccaccagaactgtccgtcgggagctatACAgagtcaatatacacggccgggctgctatagccaaacctttggtcactcatgccaatgccaaacgtcggtttcaatggtgcaaggagggcaagggctgtggacaatgtgaaacatgtattgttctctgatgagtccacctttactgttttccccacatccgggagagttatggtgtggagaagccccaaagaagcgtaccacacagaccccagactgttgcatgcccagagtgaagcatgagGGTGAATCAGtaatggtttggg encodes:
- the fam133b gene encoding protein FAM133, yielding MGKRDNRVAYLNPIAAARARGPTPVSGPTIQDYLSRPRPTWEEVKEQLEKKKKGSRALADFEDKMNERWRKELEKNREKLLSGGEKKEKEKEKKEKEKDKDKKEKKKKEKKKSSRHSSSSSSSSSSSDSSSSSSSESEDEDEKKSVKKKRKRKRSSARKASEDSDVESDTDSKESSKRKKKKLREEGEKDNVDEKGSRKKKKTEKSHSESSDESDLDGDVESKKKKRSSEEMEKTTDKSRKKKKKRHKKHSKKKKKKTSGSELERE